The Arvicola amphibius chromosome 11, mArvAmp1.2, whole genome shotgun sequence genome has a segment encoding these proteins:
- the Tm4sf1 gene encoding transmembrane 4 L6 family member 1 yields MCSGKCTRYIGHSLVWFAVLCIVANILLYFPNGETKYAYDDHLSRFVWFFAGIVGGGLLILLPAFVFIGLEEDDCCGCCSRDSYGKRCTMLSSIMAALIGIAGSGYCVIVAALGLAEGPKCRDSHGVWNYTFADTDGQYLLEPTTWSQCYEPKNIVEWNVTLFSILLAFGGIEFILCLTQVINEVLGGICGCCCSHQQQYDC; encoded by the exons ATGTGCTCTGGCAAGTGTACAAGATACATCGGACACTCTCTGGTGTGGTTTGCTGTCCTCTGCATCGTAGCAAACATTTTGCTCTACTTCCCCAACGGGGAAACCAAGTATGCTTACGACGACCACCTCAGCCGCTTTGTGTGGTTCTTTGCTGGCATCGTAGGCGGAGGTCTGCTG ATACTCCTGCCGGCGTTTGTGTTCATCGGGCTGGAGGAAGACGATTGCTGTGGTTGTTGCAGCCGGGACAGCTACGGCAAGAGATGCACA ATGCTTTCTTCTATCATGGCGGCTCTCATCGGCATTGCGGGATCTGGCTACTGTGTCATTGTGGCAGCGCTGGGTTTGGCAGAAGGACCAAAATGTCGCGATTCCCACGGTGTGTGGAACTACACCTTTGCCGACACTGACGGACA GTATCTTCTGGAGCCCACCACATGGTCCCAGTGCTATGAACCGAAGAATATTGTGGAATGGAATGTGACTCTATTTTCTATCCTCTTGGCATTCGGGGGAATTGAATTCATCTTGTGTCTCACTCAAGTCATAAATGAAGTGCTCGGTGGCATatgtggctgctgctgctcccacCAACAG caATACGACTGCTGA